The genomic stretch atagaaaataatacgggccttgattttaagtccaatgggcttataattaaatggaaaatttcacgggcctaaagcctatgagaattttgacctaatAGATGATactacctattattttattgattttttaatttaaataagtgacctaattgagactataaaagaaatgctaagtgagagttgaaataagaTGATTGAGGAGATCTGGAGCAGAAAAGAttatcagaagatctattcttgatgctttaGGATTTTAGACTCTCTTTACAACAAAAGTAATTTTCTAAGCCTCCATGttatcttcttctctttttctctctatatctatctcatgtgttgagaatttatcactctagtctaggtgattctaaggatactttggaagactgtgaagaaattagaagatcggttccgtttcttggtaataccctgcgacagaaatgatacaaaggtaagaaaaactgaaggaatgactaatacattccgctgcgtataatgtaagcgTTCTTATCATTATAtctatttaaattcaattgtagaaacatgttctaggtttttcatatattaatttgtttaacatatgatttacatgaaaataaacaagatcatgtataagtattCCCAACATTTTTATCATTTGTCATAGAtgactattttaaaaaatttatgtgAACCTCCATTAAAGCATAGAATGATATTAAGTTGTTCTAGGTCTTTTTCGGGAACGTTTCCACGTTAGCGATTCCTGACACATGGCGATAAACCTCGCATCTCCAGAGGAGTCCTCGGGAAAAGACTGCCACGTTGACTATACCCCGAGAAGTCATGTGAGCCTGAATAACTACTTACTCGAGAATGGAGCTTGGGAGCATCCGTGAGTCCTTATGGTTGAGCTTCTTGGGAAGTCCTCGAAGCCATGTTCGGGAGAGGACCATTTACGTCAACATCTCGAGAAGCCCGAGGAGTCTCGTTGAGAAACGATTTTGCAGATTTTCTAGAGACCAGAGGACCACAAAAAGAAACATCTTGTGCGAACTCCATTTTGGGAGTGGTCCCTGACATTTTCCCGTTAGGATTTCGAGGACCACACCCCTCAATAGAAACGTCACAGAATGTGAAAGCCGCCTAACCAGCACAACCACATGATGACACATGTCGGGTGTCTTATGTATAacaactgaaccacgtaaatgatcatttgtatttcttattatttttttctacaAGATTTTTGTTGACAAAAATTTGGGTCAACATAAGCAATTAAGTTAAATATAAAATAGAAAGCTCTCTTTGGAATAAAAATTGTCTACAAATTAAATATctcttatctatttttttttttaaacattctCACAAACGTAATTAAATGCACATTTTCCACCTTGGCTAAAAGATTgtaattctaattttaaaaactaataattgtataaataacaattttacaaaaagaaagaaaaaaatggccGTAAGACTAAATTATACCATAAATATCAAACTAATAATCTCCGTGCCCATATATCAAagcatccaaaaaaaaaaaaaaaaacagatttgtcTAGTGTACACAACAGTATATATGATCATGAACACATGTAATTTCTTCAGGGTAAGTAAACTCTGAAAGcttccttttatttatttttttcaagtaAACGCTGTGAGAACATAAGATTACAAAACCAAACAATGCCAAAAGCTTATTTACTCAGTAGGATGATCTGATTTATGAAAAACCATCACTGACTCAATCACCCTATTTCAGGAGAGCAAGCAGTAGCGGCAACTATGAAAAGGAAACACCTTAACGAACCTCCAAACATTTTTATTGGTCTACAGAGGAATGTCACAGATGTATTACACACCATCATGGTGGAATTAAAACAAAATGCTCAAAAGATTGTACTCTAATTCTCCTACATAAAACGCACGGGTTATTAAACAGCCGTAAAAAGAGGTCCTCGGCCAGGttcaatttatttaatattcaacCCGTCAAACAGCATAGCCACAGCACTCCTGCTCAAGCACTTAAAATAATGACCCCACCTGGAAAATAAAGGAGTTCACCACAGCAATCAAGCCCTCTTCACTAAATGTTGAATCCCAATGATCACATGGTAGGACAGAGCTAATGCTGCAATCTCGACGGATATTGGAAAGAGCTTTGATGAATAGAACATAAATTGGTAGAAATAATCACTGGTGAAGCTAACCCACCCTATTTTAACAGAAAGATAGTTAAACAATATaaaagcagttaggtaagacccGGATATTCTATTGAAAATTGAAACCATCGAACTGAGCTGCGGCTGGTATATAGGAAGATGAGGAGAGAGGGGGCGAAGGACATTGCTAGTAGTTTTTTCATCATCATTAGAAATTGCCGCTGACGAACTTGAATAAGTCCTACAAAAGCTCTCTTTCTCATGAATTGTACCAGCATGTTTCCAGCTCATAACTTTCCAGTAGTCTGGTCTAACCTTCTTGTACTGCAAAATGAGAAAAAAGAAGTATCTTGATTCAAGTGTAATGATATTCAAAGATCACGAAGAGAAAGTGGCCAAAATATCAAAATGGGAAGATAAGAGCATGAGCAAGCATCCAATTCTGGATCCACCAATTTTGAATAGATGATGTATCAGCCAATAAAGATTTAGATGATTTCTTCACTCAAGTTCACGTAATAAGAAGTCAGTAGACCCATCCTTTAAAACCATTTTCTATCATTGAGTTCAGTTTTCAATGTCAAAAGCCATGGCATGCAGCATAAGAAAGGTCCCAATATATtcatctctctctcactctctccagGTAGCTAAAAAGCTCTATATTCCGCCATGATTTCTTAAAATAGATTACATTACGCCTAAACAGAATCAATATCATAAAAAGACAACTGGAGTCAGCATGAAGTTTTGCAATCTGATAGAGCAAAAATGAATGGGCTTGCTTTCTAATGAACAAAATTGCAAGTCCCCAATACTATTACTAGTTATAGATGTCCACTGCAATAAGCATATTAATTTTACGGTTTTACCTGATTTGCAGTGGTTTTAATCACaagctatatatatatgtgtattaggATTAAATAACTTACTGCCAATCCAGAGCCCTGTAAAGCAGCACCTTCTGCCTTTACTTTTTTCAACATCGCTTCTGGGGAACCGAAATGTGTGCCCAAACCATGAGGGGGTTCACCACCAGCTTCCTGCAATTCATTAAGTCTATCGAATTTATGAGAAAGAATCTTGCTAGTTCAATTTTTCTATCAGAAGAGGATGGAAATGGCTTAAAGTTATAATATCCAAACTCACACGAGTAGGAGTAAGATTTTTCCAGAAAATTGAGTGGTTGAAATGACCTACAAGAAGGGATAAAAAATTAATAGAATGGCAACAGAATAATATAAAAGATGATGATACTGTAAGTAAAGTACGAACGATCCTAAAGCTGACAACTCGTAAATTCAAGTTACTATAGGAGCCCGTGAAGTTTATACCCCAAATTGTGATCCAAAGCTAACAAAAACCAGTTCAATTTTTAAATTAATCAGGCAGATAGTCAGAAGCTAGATATTAATCGATCAGTTTAAACTAAGCACCGACCAACTACACATTAGTCTTTCGCAGAAACTTCAGATTCAACATCATCGCCAATCATGTCTATTAATGTTCTCGCGAATCCAAATTTCAAATGTCTATATCAACTTATAATCAACAAATAGTCCAATGAACAGAACAGATGCAAAAAGAAAATTATTCTGAATCAGACTTGGAGTAACCGATCCACATATTCGACAATCAGATAACCGAAATTCCAAAACAAATCACACGAACGAAAAGAAGAACAAGTGAATTAACGAACCTCCGGGATTAGCCTGTGGGGATTTCTGGGGATGGAGATGGCCATAGTCGGAAGGGGGGTTAGGGAGCGATGTCTGTGAGCCGCGAGATTGGGAGATTCCAGACGCTAGGGCTTTGGCTTCGGTCTGAAACCCTGAAGCTAGGACTTTTTTAGTGAAGAGAGCACGGAGCGCCATGGGTATGGAAAGCGAAGCTCGGTCAAGAGGAAGGAAGTTGAAGTTGTAAAATACTAGAAGTGACGAATGAAGAGGTCGCGGTATTAGCTATATATGCGGGTGAGGAAGGCGATGCTACCGTCACAGGTGGTCATTTTTAAAACACCATTCACGACGCTTGTTTAACCCTCGGTATCTGCCCTACTTCGGGACAGCACTTTATGGAAATTTATTTACCAGgcataatataattaaattaaggGTTTATATCATCATAAGTATCGATCTTTATGAAAAGTAATACTTATCTAaccaaattttattttgtatGGTACCCAAATTTAATAAATGTGTATTATATAAGTCTTTCAGAAAGCACagcaaaaaaatatttatgactTAGTGGAGAGTGATTTATGAACCAATTAGATTTTTAGTGATTAATTGGGTCATAAATTACTTTTTATTGCGCATCTTGTAAATTACTTTCCAAAagaaatgacttatgtgatacaCATTTATTAAGTTTGGGGACCTAAgtaatacaaaataaaatttaaggaACTAAATGACACTTTTCAGAAAAATTGGGGACCTATACTGATATAAACCCTTAAATTGAATATTACATTTTTCTTAAATCAATTATTATTGTAGtcacaaatttcctaataaggcttagtgccttgattaggatgtcgggagggcataactagaattatatgtgattatattgaatattatgtgattaggtgaattacatgagttatattataatatgattgattatgcatattttaagtgtattaaatatgcttataggttgtttttgttaaaaaatgcattttcgtaattttaactCACTGggggtatatctgtaattatataatatgtgttatatgtttgagGCAACATGGTTATGTaggtatatttgagatattttgcaGGAGTCGGTTCTTTCGAGCAAGGAAGTGGTAGAGTCACGGCGAAGATTAATACACAACTCGCGGTTAGCCAaatggtattttggtaattcggcGAGTTACCAGAACTCATTGGAGTATGAAtcgtattttgggaaaaatagtgatattccgAGATTAgcataattaattgggaattataagtgTAATGTGGGATGAGagtgtcaaatgaccattttgcccttgaggggctttgagagaaGAGTTAAGAGGcaggggtagtttggtcatttgaAACCTTGAGATGAGCATATTAGGCTAAGTAATTAAGCCTTTAGCCCATAACCTTatatttctttctctctctcccttggaaGCTTCCTTGTAAGTGTTTGAAGAGAGAGTTTTGAATTCCAAGTCTAGAGAGATTTTTGGTTGAGTTGGGGGTTGCTATTGAGGATTAGGGAGCAACCAAGGCTAGGAATCCAGTGAAGAATTCGAATTCTAAGAGGTAATTCAAGTTCGTCAGCCTTTGAGTtgtttttttgtgttattttgggAAATCATTGAACTTTGTGTTTGGAAGTGTTTTAGAGGCTTGGGAGGTTGTATATTGTATACATGTGTTGTTGAAACCATTTTTGTGGTCAATTATAGGTGCAAGGGGTGTTTGGAGACAGATTTGGGTGAGTCACAATTTCTGAAATCGCTGAAAAAATTGGGTTTGCAGGGTCGCGTCGCAACGCAGCCCACATGAACTCCCCTGCCTCGAATCGCCTTAGCACCACGGCGCTTGGCGGGCTGCGCCACAGCGCAAGTGCAAAGTATTTTGGGTCAAGCTCTCTGACTAGTCAAGCATCGCAACTCTTTTGTGGGGCCACAGCGGCTCAAATGGGGAAAAGTAAAAAAATCAGGTTTTGGGTTGTGGGAACCCAAACTTAAGGGCTCAGGAATTATTCTACTGTTTGGTGTAGTAAAATtcaaggtcctagaggctagggcTTGGTCCAGATCTTTTATGTTCGTTTCTTGATGattattccttgttatggttgtgactagggtatacCGCTAGGCTCTAGAGGAAATGATCGAACTTATGGTCGCTATACTCTATTCGCTCaggacatgaggtaagaaaactgcacatggATTGTGGTTAGGGCATGAGCCCCAATTATCGAACATGATTATAATCGTgcttagaatgttttattaaacatgtttgatTGTGTTTTGCATATTTGTGTTAAGTGAGGTATGCTTTACCTGTTATATCTGATATAAAAGCTTGGGTTATAAGCCAAGGGCGGCATTAGCGTGTAGAACGCAGGTCGTAGTGCCAGGGCCAAAATAagagctcgacttataagccgatgGCGGCAATAGCGTGCATAACGCAGGCCGTGGTGGCAGGTCCAATATAGAAGCTCGATTTATATGTCGATGGCAGCAATAGCGTGCGGAATGCAGGTCATAATGGTGGGGCCAATAtagaagctcgacttataagtcgtggACGACATTAGCGTGAAGAACGTAGGTCGTAATGGTGGGACCAATAttgaagctcgacttataagatTTGGTCGGCAATTCCGTGCAAAACGCATGCCGTTACAACTTTTCCAACCCGAAGTGCTATATACGCTTGCATGACTCTATAGCCACTCGAAACATGGAGCGTGGTACACGCTTGACCGGATCTATAGCCGTTTCCAAGGGAAATAGTGCGATGGGTATCCGTGTGACTCTATGGCAGCTTAGATGGATTGAGTGCATGCATGAGTATTGGTTATAAATTTTAAGCATGCTATATATGATAAGTAATCTGTTGAATAACTGTTTATGGATTTGTTTATGTTTCttcctgagccttggctcacgggtgctacgtggtgcaagtaagggaaagaaAAAACTGGACTAgtcatgagtttgagagcttgaggggcgaagtgtacatatgcggcttgctCGACCATCACGGTCGAGACTACTTGCtcgaactagggttgaaccttgatTTTGCCACCTAGGGCGACTTTTTGTATTTATGTTGTAGCAATATCAGTTTATAAacacttttgggatcccgtgtatgaaCTAAAACCTTTTTAATGATATGGTTACTGTTTGGCCGAAATTTTTAATACATAATCCTTGAGTTAGTTTTAATTATACTATttaaagtccaaatgactcgtttagagagttaagcactatttaaaatacatagtgtaataaTCCTGGATTAGTAGGAGCGTTACAATTATCCTAATAATTTTCCTTATTTAACCAAAAGTATcaacaaaataattttattttcttgatttaactAGTAAATAATCAGTTATTTGCtcaattctttataaaaattctaaattatcaaaataatttattttaattaattaatatcaaAAAACTTGGGTAAATAGCATTTTGGACTCTGTGttgtgcaaaagttaccgatcggaccctatgttttattaaatgataattcagACCCTACGTATTGTATATGGAACAAAATAATATCATAAGCTTGAttcggtcaattttttttttttaaatataaccaAAATGCCCTCCAATTTGTATAATTTAATGAATTCTTATTTGATAGttataattaaaaactaaataaagataaatcaaataaaaaaacatttaaaaattaaattaaatctatATCtctctctgtaacgccctgggtaaccaagaccgttactgtgacaGTCAGTATCTCGTGATCCACAGggagaaagaccgggtaaaagctgtgcaatcccacatcgcctggggaaggtcaagtgtgatgattctaagaccgtgtatgtatgggactacacagttgaagatggcttaaatggattgatgggtactacataTGCCAACAagatattgttggggttttatgccctaattaaaacccaaattctttgtaatctcattttattatcaataaaagaatagaaatcattttttgacttggtcaatcactttgctcacatgttttattttcatgattatttgtttaatataaacttctattaaatcccgagcatatagctaatcttatttatagtgacgtaatcacagtggaatataaatatgattatatgttcaaaataagttagtcctaagattagtcagtgcaccggatttacactgacttgccaatctacgatatgatctacgtacacattacagtgttatgttctttccagaacattagcaaagtagataagatcggatgtatttgttacatcggacaggaccgatattgacagttgataagataagtaaacataccgttactatctattctagtcatatcatatagttgaccataggtcaattcaatctcaattctgagtggttagtattctaactgattatattatttaagttctttgacttgttcgttaccagcttaccctacggactggcccatacttacatcttgggaactcggtagtataattgagtgggagtgttaatcatagatatgaacatctatagcttctgatgaagaagtgaaacgatggtttccttttagtttggttcaaggtgttaactgatagagatctcatttcagtaattaaattagtttactgaaatatcatttacaaggaactaaatgttttaaggataaaatacaacgaggggtaaaacagtattttagtcctatctcattgtagaccgtctatagaggattgagtgacaattatggttgtaacaatggataattaatagcgtatctatatttgttatagagcgttctatgaattcaagagtgcaattccgagtctatagtggagtcacgaggaattaataagttagtaaatttatttgttagatttatgataacttattggagcttgctTTCattggcccatggtccccattgtaccttggataaaatcatctagatagtctcaattaattgatttaatcatctattagaattatcaaagttgaccaggtcaattttggatagtttcacagagttgtgtaattttgagaagaaaagagaaattatgccagatttattaattaagataaattggtatctaaattaataaataaatttaaatcaaggttcaaattataaataattaatttgataaaggatttaaataattatttaattaattaaatcaatagaaaataatacatgcctggattttaagtccaatgggcttataatcaattTCACGGggctatagcccatgataatttcgacctagggcttcaaaatggctattattttattgatttttaattaaattaaatggcctaattgagtctataaaaggagtgcttagagagaagtcaaaacataagtttgtaagtcacaagtcagattttctgatagttttagattctctctaaacacaagtccttttctaagcctctttgttattttctcttcttctctctatatctatctcatgtgttgagaattgcccacactagtctaggtggttctaaggatacattggaagattgtgaagaaaatagaagatcggttcagtttcttgataatactctgcgacagagaggatacaagagttagagaaattgaaggaaggactctttaattccgctgcgtatactgtaagtattatattatttgtttctctttgaatttaattttagaaacatgttttaggctatctcgtattaatttgtttaatataagatatacatgaaaataaataaagatcctgtataagctaatccaacagatacatcttcttttcagtagcccattacttgagaactccaaa from Humulus lupulus chromosome 5, drHumLupu1.1, whole genome shotgun sequence encodes the following:
- the LOC133834852 gene encoding superoxide dismutase [Mn], mitochondrial-like, producing MALRALFTKKVLASGFQTEAKALASGISQSRGSQTSLPNPPSDYGHLHPQKSPQANPGGHFNHSIFWKNLTPTREAGGEPPHGLGTHFGSPEAMLKKVKAEGAALQGSGLAYKKVRPDYWKVMSWKHAGTIHEKESFCRTYSSSSAAISNDDEKTTSNVLRPLSPHLPIYQPQLSSMVSIFNRISGSYLTAFILFNYLSVKIGWVSFTSDYFYQFMFYSSKLFPISVEIAALALSYHVIIGIQHLVKRA